A genomic region of Merismopedia glauca CCAP 1448/3 contains the following coding sequences:
- a CDS encoding DUF1995 family protein produces MVQLPESLEEAIAQAREATTSAIADGYTRLMVEILFPELKGMPIAKDFIPAFSDLGSQLRVLFPDAGAAALAKRDWGEVEFKIDYLGTNPDLVAEKIQPEDKLLLVIEPSSVEVSQAEKLCQAAGDRTVVMLMPKLEDTSVVGIGYAARQLRERFLSKLVSCYHLRPLDGAAVFRCYPSGWQVLRETPAGYQLVVERAEKPMGDEVIEILTGGDRNSSSNGEAENTSQFKRPGFLSNLQQMWRALTN; encoded by the coding sequence ATGGTACAACTTCCAGAGTCATTAGAAGAAGCTATAGCCCAAGCCCGCGAAGCGACGACAAGTGCGATCGCCGATGGTTACACTCGTTTAATGGTAGAAATCCTGTTTCCCGAACTTAAAGGGATGCCCATTGCCAAAGATTTTATCCCTGCTTTTAGCGATTTAGGATCGCAATTGCGAGTCTTGTTCCCCGATGCTGGTGCTGCGGCGTTAGCAAAACGAGATTGGGGTGAAGTTGAGTTTAAAATCGACTATCTGGGGACGAATCCCGACTTAGTAGCCGAGAAAATTCAACCAGAAGACAAATTATTACTTGTCATCGAACCTTCATCAGTAGAGGTTAGTCAAGCTGAAAAACTCTGTCAAGCCGCAGGCGATCGCACTGTAGTCATGTTAATGCCCAAACTCGAAGATACTTCAGTAGTGGGAATTGGCTATGCAGCGCGGCAATTGCGCGAAAGATTCCTCAGCAAGCTAGTATCTTGTTACCATCTTAGACCATTAGATGGGGCGGCGGTATTCCGTTGCTATCCTAGTGGTTGGCAGGTTTTACGAGAAACACCAGCAGGCTATCAATTAGTAGTCGAACGTGCCGAAAAACCAATGGGAGATGAAGTTATCGAAATTTTGACAGGTGGCGATCGCAACTCTAGTAGCAACGGTGAAGCTGAAAACACCTCTCAGTTCAAACGCCCAGGATTTTTGTCCAACTTACAACAAATGTGGCGCGCTCTAACTAATTAG
- a CDS encoding DUF655 domain-containing protein produces the protein MLGFLSSTQPTVPVRAQCIAPLPLTSDLLKVFLTARIKTVDLWITLLLFCLSSCRSPDPSGSPKQTLRQDPYIQVYFNDNPASSYTEPYRHQTRSGDNLETEILSVIGSAKSTIDVAVQELKLPQIAQALAKQQQAGVKVRVILENTYAQPWSNFTPTQVNQLPAREKQRYEEFFKLVDRNGDRVLSQTEINLGDAVVILRQAKIPIVDDKADGSQGSGLMHHKFIIVDNQSAIVTSANFTHSDVFGDFSQPSSQGNANNLLKIDSPELANLFNQEFNLMWGDGAGGKLDSQFGVKKPFRGAKTVTVGESTVTVQFSPTSKTVPWMESTNGTISNTLFGATKQVDLALFVFSEQNIANFLESDRQKGVQIRLLVDRDFAYRPYSDALDLMGVAIPHNCQYEPGNRPWQSPINTVGVPILPPGDLLHHKFGVIDRETVITGSHNWSAAANYNNDETLLIIRNPTVAAHFQQEFDNLYSKSQLGIPKKLQSQIETGNRNCLPKVSSPVSNQRVNLNTATLAELTALPGVGDKLAMRIVEARQQSPFTSLEDLDRVPGIGDNLKKKLSDRITF, from the coding sequence ATGTTGGGTTTCCTATCGTCAACCCAACCTACCGTTCCTGTACGGGCGCAATGCATTGCGCCCCTACCCCTGACTTCTGACTTATTAAAAGTGTTTTTAACTGCTCGTATCAAAACAGTCGATCTGTGGATTACCTTATTATTATTCTGTCTTAGCAGTTGTCGCTCGCCCGATCCGTCTGGTTCCCCCAAGCAGACTTTGCGGCAAGATCCTTACATCCAAGTTTATTTTAACGACAATCCAGCGTCTAGTTATACAGAACCATATCGTCACCAAACTAGATCTGGGGACAATCTAGAGACAGAAATTTTATCTGTCATTGGTAGTGCTAAATCTACGATTGATGTGGCAGTTCAAGAGTTAAAATTACCTCAGATTGCCCAAGCTTTAGCCAAGCAGCAACAAGCTGGTGTCAAGGTGCGAGTTATTTTAGAAAATACCTACGCTCAGCCCTGGTCTAATTTTACTCCAACTCAAGTTAACCAGTTACCAGCCAGGGAAAAGCAACGCTACGAAGAGTTTTTTAAGTTGGTAGATCGCAATGGTGATCGCGTTTTGAGTCAAACTGAAATCAATCTAGGAGATGCTGTAGTTATCTTGCGTCAAGCCAAAATTCCCATAGTGGATGACAAGGCTGATGGTTCCCAAGGTAGCGGTTTGATGCATCACAAGTTTATTATCGTAGACAATCAAAGTGCGATCGTAACTTCAGCTAATTTCACTCATAGCGATGTGTTTGGCGACTTTAGCCAGCCTAGCAGCCAGGGAAATGCTAATAACTTGTTAAAAATCGATTCTCCAGAGTTAGCCAATCTATTTAACCAAGAATTTAACTTAATGTGGGGAGATGGCGCTGGTGGCAAGCTAGATAGTCAATTTGGCGTGAAAAAACCGTTTCGCGGCGCAAAAACCGTTACTGTTGGTGAAAGTACCGTGACTGTACAGTTTTCCCCAACGAGTAAAACTGTTCCTTGGATGGAAAGCACTAACGGAACTATTAGTAATACTTTATTTGGTGCTACCAAACAAGTCGATTTAGCTTTATTTGTGTTTTCAGAGCAGAATATTGCTAATTTCTTGGAAAGCGATCGCCAAAAAGGGGTACAAATCCGGCTATTAGTAGATAGAGATTTCGCCTATCGTCCCTACAGTGATGCTTTAGACTTAATGGGAGTCGCAATTCCCCACAATTGCCAGTATGAACCAGGGAATCGCCCTTGGCAATCTCCCATAAATACCGTTGGAGTGCCGATTTTACCGCCAGGAGACTTGCTACATCACAAATTTGGGGTAATAGATAGAGAAACCGTCATTACAGGTTCTCACAATTGGTCAGCCGCAGCCAACTATAATAACGATGAAACCTTGTTAATTATCCGCAATCCAACGGTAGCGGCGCACTTTCAACAAGAATTTGATAATTTATATAGCAAATCTCAGCTTGGCATTCCGAAGAAGCTACAAAGTCAGATAGAAACAGGTAATCGGAACTGTTTACCCAAGGTTTCATCTCCTGTCAGTAATCAACGAGTCAACCTGAATACGGCAACTTTAGCAGAATTAACAGCTTTACCAGGAGTAGGAGATAAACTAGCGATGCGGATTGTCGAAGCGCGTCAGCAAAGTCCCTTTACCTCATTGGAAGATTTAGATAGAGTCCCAGGAATAGGGGATAATCTGAAAAAGAAGTTGAGCGATCGCATCACTTTTTAA
- a CDS encoding cysteine synthase A — protein MDIKNGFVGTVGNTPLIRLNTFSAETGCEILAKAEFLNPGGSVKDRAALYIIEDAEAKGLLKPGGTVVEGTAGNTGIGLAHICNAKGYKCLIIIPDTQSQEKMDAMRTLGAEVRPVPAVPYKDPNNYVKLSGRIASEMENAIWANQFDNLANRKAHYETTGREIWAQTDGKVDAWVVAVGTGGTFAGVSLFLKDRNPAIKTVVADPMGSGLYSYVKTGEIKLEGSSITEGIGNSRITANMEGVPIDDAIQIDDAECVRVVYRLLKQEGLFVGGSTGINVAGAVALAKKLGPGHTIVTILCDSGSRYQSRLFNAEWLASKGLAPE, from the coding sequence ATGGATATCAAAAATGGGTTTGTAGGGACAGTTGGTAATACACCCCTAATTAGGTTAAATACATTCAGTGCAGAAACGGGTTGCGAAATTCTCGCCAAAGCTGAGTTTTTGAATCCTGGTGGTTCAGTTAAAGATCGAGCAGCGCTCTATATTATTGAAGATGCAGAAGCCAAAGGATTGCTCAAACCTGGTGGTACAGTAGTAGAAGGTACTGCGGGGAATACAGGCATAGGCTTAGCTCATATTTGCAATGCTAAGGGTTATAAATGCTTGATTATTATCCCCGATACCCAATCTCAAGAGAAAATGGATGCGATGCGGACTTTAGGCGCTGAGGTTCGTCCGGTTCCAGCAGTTCCTTATAAAGATCCTAACAACTATGTCAAACTCTCTGGCAGAATTGCTAGTGAGATGGAAAATGCTATTTGGGCAAATCAATTCGATAATTTAGCTAACCGTAAAGCGCACTACGAAACCACCGGAAGAGAAATTTGGGCGCAAACTGATGGAAAAGTAGATGCTTGGGTAGTCGCAGTGGGAACTGGAGGGACTTTTGCTGGAGTATCCCTATTTTTAAAAGATCGAAATCCAGCTATTAAAACTGTAGTTGCAGATCCAATGGGTAGCGGTTTATATAGCTACGTGAAAACTGGAGAAATCAAACTAGAAGGTAGTTCAATTACCGAAGGGATTGGAAACAGCCGGATTACGGCTAATATGGAAGGAGTTCCCATTGATGATGCCATTCAAATTGATGATGCTGAATGCGTGCGGGTAGTCTATCGGTTATTGAAGCAAGAAGGTTTATTTGTAGGCGGTTCAACTGGTATTAATGTCGCAGGAGCCGTAGCTTTAGCCAAAAAATTGGGACCAGGGCATACTATTGTCACGATTCTCTGCGATAGTGGTTCCAGATACCAATCGCGGCTATTTAACGCTGAATGGCTGGCTAGTAAGGGACTTGCACCGGAATAA
- a CDS encoding type II toxin-antitoxin system HicB family antitoxin, with translation MGKLDKADDYLKLNYPITFYPETDGGYTVTVKDLPGCISQGDTLEEAFVNIQEAKQAWIETALEYQDEIPLPKFQLELMPHLLRHSMKKRSPSNKLEPE, from the coding sequence ATGGGTAAACTAGATAAGGCTGATGACTACCTAAAGCTCAATTACCCCATCACATTCTATCCAGAAACTGATGGAGGATATACCGTCACTGTCAAAGATCTACCTGGCTGTATTTCTCAGGGCGATACTTTGGAAGAAGCCTTTGTCAATATCCAAGAAGCAAAGCAAGCGTGGATTGAAACTGCTTTGGAGTACCAAGATGAGATACCGCTTCCCAAATTTCAACTAGAATTAATGCCTCACTTGCTGCGCCATTCCATGAAAAAGCGATCGCCTTCTAATAAGCTAGAGCCTGAATAA
- a CDS encoding Uma2 family endonuclease, translating to MTIATYKWTIDRYHQAIAAGVFDDQPVELLKGELVIMSPEGEPHAYFSDRLAKLLQRLLGERVQIREGKPIALPNDSEPEPDIAVVQPLDAVYLEHHPYPENIFWLIEYSHTTLNKDLGVKKDTYAQGGIPEYWVVNLQDSQLTVFRDLTDEGYQTESILSSGAIAPLSFPEIEVEISRLFRL from the coding sequence ATGACTATTGCCACCTACAAATGGACAATCGATCGCTATCACCAAGCCATCGCCGCCGGAGTTTTTGACGATCAACCTGTGGAGTTGCTGAAGGGAGAGCTTGTCATCATGTCACCAGAAGGTGAACCTCATGCCTATTTCAGCGATCGCTTGGCTAAACTTTTGCAAAGACTACTGGGAGAGAGAGTTCAGATTAGAGAGGGTAAACCAATCGCATTACCTAACGATTCAGAACCAGAACCAGACATTGCAGTTGTTCAACCGCTAGATGCAGTTTATCTGGAACATCATCCTTACCCAGAAAATATTTTTTGGCTGATTGAATATTCCCATACCACTCTTAACAAAGATTTGGGTGTTAAAAAAGATACCTATGCTCAAGGGGGTATCCCAGAGTATTGGGTGGTGAATTTACAGGATTCACAGTTAACCGTTTTTCGCGATTTAACAGATGAAGGTTATCAAACTGAGTCGATTTTGAGCAGTGGAGCGATCGCACCCCTCTCTTTTCCAGAGATTGAGGTGGAAATTAGCAGATTATTCAGGCTCTAG
- a CDS encoding DNA methyltransferase → MSALNQFDYLAIQPISAPIEPKKQGAKRHWGSHPYFTRRAWNVVQEYISTFSQVGDVVLDPFGGSGVTAVEALVMKRKAIHCDINPLANFICSQIAISPVDLNAFRAAFDEIERNCKGAIDEVYAMPDAEVENLEILYWYPKGIRLPKNADVEYIEQLFTKRQLFSLSLLFHHINQISNPTIRELMRFTFSATLNKTNLTFSSTHGRLASRGNSGIMHRYRYWIPPITLDLNV, encoded by the coding sequence ATGTCTGCTCTCAATCAATTTGACTATCTTGCAATACAGCCAATTTCTGCTCCTATTGAGCCAAAGAAGCAAGGTGCAAAGCGTCACTGGGGGAGTCATCCCTATTTCACTCGCAGAGCTTGGAATGTTGTGCAAGAGTACATTAGCACCTTTAGCCAAGTTGGGGATGTGGTGCTAGATCCATTTGGCGGATCGGGGGTAACTGCGGTAGAGGCTTTGGTTATGAAGCGTAAAGCCATTCACTGCGATATTAACCCATTGGCAAATTTTATTTGTTCTCAGATTGCCATTAGCCCTGTCGATCTTAATGCGTTTCGGGCGGCTTTTGACGAGATAGAGAGAAATTGTAAAGGGGCGATCGATGAAGTTTATGCTATGCCTGATGCAGAAGTAGAGAATCTAGAAATTCTGTATTGGTATCCAAAAGGGATTCGTTTACCTAAAAATGCAGATGTAGAATATATCGAGCAACTTTTTACCAAACGCCAACTATTTTCTCTTTCTCTGCTGTTTCATCATATAAATCAAATTAGCAATCCAACTATTAGAGAGTTAATGCGGTTTACTTTTTCCGCAACTCTCAACAAAACTAACCTTACTTTTAGCTCTACTCATGGAAGATTAGCAAGCAGAGGAAATAGCGGTATTATGCACCGTTATCGCTACTGGATTCCACCAATCACTCTCGATCTAAATGTATGA
- the msrB gene encoding peptide-methionine (R)-S-oxide reductase MsrB yields the protein MKKRDFVIGGSAILGAAWIYSNWTRRTPEMTASKKEFAIQKSEKEWEQQLTKDQFYVLRKHGTERAGTSHLDKIYDPGTYVCAACKTPVFTSETKFDSGTGWPSFYAPIEGAIETSVDRSLFMTRTEVHCSKCGGHLGHVFNDGPAPTHQRYCMNGVSLEFEEA from the coding sequence ATGAAGAAAAGAGATTTTGTTATCGGTGGTAGTGCCATATTAGGTGCAGCCTGGATCTATTCAAATTGGACGCGGAGAACACCAGAAATGACAGCTTCTAAAAAAGAATTTGCTATCCAGAAATCAGAAAAAGAATGGGAACAACAACTAACAAAAGATCAGTTTTATGTACTACGCAAACACGGTACAGAAAGAGCGGGAACTAGCCATCTAGACAAGATATATGACCCAGGCACTTATGTTTGTGCTGCCTGTAAAACGCCAGTATTTACATCAGAAACTAAGTTCGATAGTGGGACTGGTTGGCCGAGTTTTTATGCTCCAATTGAAGGTGCAATTGAAACTTCTGTAGATAGATCCTTATTCATGACTAGAACTGAGGTACATTGCAGTAAGTGTGGCGGACATTTAGGTCATGTATTTAATGATGGTCCTGCACCTACACATCAGCGCTATTGTATGAATGGGGTGTCTTTGGAGTTTGAAGAAGCTTAG
- a CDS encoding homoserine dehydrogenase produces MGYKIGLLGLGTVGTGTAEILLNCEGRHPLLKELEIYRVGVSSIDKPRQVQFAPGVLTTDLEAIATDPAIDIIIEVIGGLEPARSLILKAIAHGKHVVTANKAVISRYGDEIFSAANQAGVYVMLEASVGGGIPIIHPLKQSLGGNRIQCVTGIVNGTTNYILTRMQEEKGEFEAILADAQALGYAEADPSADVDGLDAGDKIAIIASLAFGGRIRLKDVHCEGIRHVSATEIAYADKLGFVIKLLAIAKSNPDSSLSVRVHPTLVPKNHPLASINGVYNAVFIEGEPIGQIMLYGRGAGAGPTASAVVGDILNLVGILKSGDASELHPLLSCSHEVYCEISPIDELVTRFYARFLTKDRPGVIGKIGTCFGDRNVSLESIVQADIRGDLAEIVVVTHDVREGDFRQALAKIGSLEAIESIPSILRVL; encoded by the coding sequence GTGGGTTATAAAATAGGTTTACTTGGGTTAGGTACAGTAGGTACGGGAACCGCCGAAATTTTACTCAATTGTGAAGGTCGTCATCCGTTACTCAAAGAGTTAGAAATTTATCGAGTAGGGGTGAGTTCAATTGATAAACCTCGTCAAGTACAATTTGCTCCAGGAGTGCTAACTACAGATTTAGAGGCGATCGCTACAGATCCGGCGATAGATATCATAATTGAGGTAATTGGGGGTTTAGAACCAGCCAGAAGCTTAATATTGAAAGCGATCGCCCACGGTAAGCACGTAGTTACTGCCAACAAAGCTGTTATTTCCCGATATGGAGATGAAATCTTCTCCGCAGCTAATCAAGCTGGTGTCTATGTAATGCTAGAAGCATCTGTCGGGGGTGGGATTCCGATTATTCATCCTTTAAAACAGTCTTTGGGAGGAAATCGGATTCAATGTGTAACTGGCATCGTCAACGGGACAACTAATTATATTCTTACCCGGATGCAAGAGGAAAAAGGCGAATTTGAGGCTATATTAGCTGATGCTCAAGCGCTTGGCTATGCTGAAGCCGATCCTAGTGCTGATGTCGATGGCTTGGATGCAGGCGATAAAATTGCGATAATCGCCTCTTTAGCCTTTGGCGGGAGAATTAGACTCAAAGACGTGCATTGCGAAGGAATTCGCCACGTCAGCGCCACCGAGATCGCCTATGCAGATAAACTAGGATTTGTAATTAAACTACTAGCGATCGCTAAATCCAATCCAGATTCATCCCTTTCAGTCCGAGTTCACCCCACCTTAGTCCCCAAAAACCATCCCTTAGCCAGTATCAACGGTGTCTACAACGCCGTATTTATTGAAGGAGAACCCATCGGGCAAATTATGCTCTATGGTAGAGGTGCAGGGGCTGGCCCCACCGCTAGTGCTGTCGTGGGGGATATTTTAAACCTGGTAGGAATATTGAAAAGTGGCGACGCTTCGGAACTTCACCCCTTACTGAGTTGTTCTCATGAAGTTTACTGCGAAATTTCCCCGATAGATGAGTTAGTTACCCGTTTTTACGCCCGTTTCCTCACCAAAGATCGCCCTGGAGTGATTGGGAAAATCGGTACTTGCTTCGGCGATCGCAACGTCAGTTTAGAATCCATTGTTCAAGCAGATATTCGCGGAGACTTAGCCGAAATCGTCGTAGTAACTCACGATGTTCGCGAAGGCGATTTCCGCCAAGCTCTAGCCAAGATTGGCTCCTTGGAGGCAATAGAGAGCATTCCTAGCATTCTCAGGGTTTTATAG
- a CDS encoding cysteine desulfurase family protein, with the protein MQIYLDYSATTPTRPEAIAIMQQVMTHQWGNPSSLHQWGERSTLAIETARSQVANLINAPDPDSIIFTSGGTEANNMAIMGIAHQYSTPQHLIISSVEHSAIAEPAAFLERLGWEITRLPVDAYGRVNPRDLELAIQPNTVLISIIYGQSEIGTVQPIAELSQIAQAYGVKFHTDAVQVAGRLPINVQQLGVDLLSMSSHKIYGPQGVGALYIRPGVKISPLMGGGGQERGMRSGTQAVPIIAGFGIAAELAQTEMETSTSELLSLRDSLFSQLNNLPCLLPTGHLEHRLPHHVSFAILPCFPQCDSEPITGRTIVRQMNLAGIAISAGSACHSGKTSPSPVLLAMGLSPAAALGGIRFTLGKHTTQADIDWTAMVLKQVLERLMPVKVTMSCR; encoded by the coding sequence ATGCAAATTTATCTAGATTATAGTGCTACGACCCCAACCCGTCCAGAGGCGATCGCCATTATGCAACAGGTGATGACTCATCAATGGGGTAATCCTTCTAGTTTGCATCAGTGGGGTGAAAGATCTACCTTGGCGATCGAAACGGCTAGATCTCAGGTAGCAAATTTAATTAATGCCCCCGATCCTGACTCCATTATATTTACTTCTGGCGGAACGGAAGCTAATAACATGGCGATAATGGGCATTGCTCATCAATACTCTACCCCACAGCATTTAATTATTTCCAGCGTCGAACATTCCGCGATCGCCGAACCAGCCGCATTCTTAGAAAGACTGGGATGGGAAATCACTCGTTTACCTGTAGATGCCTATGGTAGAGTCAATCCCAGAGATTTAGAACTAGCAATTCAACCGAATACGGTTCTAATTTCCATTATTTACGGTCAAAGTGAAATTGGTACGGTTCAACCCATCGCCGAATTATCTCAAATTGCCCAAGCCTATGGAGTCAAATTCCATACCGATGCGGTTCAAGTAGCAGGAAGATTACCCATAAACGTACAACAGTTGGGAGTCGATCTACTATCTATGTCCAGCCATAAAATTTATGGTCCCCAAGGAGTAGGAGCATTATACATTCGTCCTGGGGTCAAAATCAGCCCCTTAATGGGTGGAGGAGGACAAGAACGAGGAATGCGTTCTGGAACCCAAGCTGTACCTATTATCGCTGGTTTTGGGATAGCTGCCGAATTAGCCCAAACCGAGATGGAAACTTCTACATCAGAGTTACTCAGTCTCAGAGATAGCCTCTTTTCCCAACTTAATAATCTACCCTGTTTGTTACCTACAGGACATCTAGAACACCGTTTACCCCACCATGTCAGTTTCGCCATTCTCCCCTGCTTCCCCCAATGTGACTCAGAACCAATTACAGGGAGAACCATCGTCAGACAAATGAACCTCGCCGGAATCGCCATTAGTGCTGGATCGGCTTGTCATAGCGGAAAAACTAGCCCCAGTCCCGTTCTTTTGGCGATGGGGCTGAGTCCAGCCGCAGCCTTGGGGGGAATCCGCTTTACCTTGGGCAAACACACCACACAGGCAGATATCGATTGGACAGCGATGGTTTTGAAACAGGTTCTAGAACGGTTAATGCCAGTCAAAGTAACGATGAGTTGCAGATAG
- a CDS encoding Uma2 family endonuclease: MSEIVLKVEGLATIYIASNTRSLAIFTMTYTSVKTLTFDNFLAQYQDCPRYELADGELIDMEPTGLHETVSGKLATKIGIALTAVELPWFIPRTCIVRPFAEAATARRPDVVVLDETVLSSEPFWEQEPVITLGRSIKLVVEVVSTNWENDYARKVEEYALLGIPEYWIVDYRGLGGVAFIGKPKQPTFTVCQLVSEEYVQQQYRLGQPIKSPLLPRLQLRLDDILPR, encoded by the coding sequence TTGAGCGAGATCGTATTGAAGGTTGAAGGCTTGGCTACAATCTATATAGCAAGTAACACGCGATCGCTCGCTATATTTACCATGACCTATACGTCGGTAAAAACGCTTACCTTTGACAACTTTCTCGCTCAATATCAAGATTGTCCGCGCTACGAACTGGCTGACGGAGAATTGATTGACATGGAACCTACGGGTCTTCACGAAACTGTCAGTGGCAAACTCGCTACTAAAATCGGAATTGCCCTTACTGCTGTTGAACTTCCCTGGTTTATTCCTCGTACTTGTATTGTCCGTCCCTTTGCAGAAGCAGCAACTGCTCGCCGTCCCGATGTAGTAGTTTTAGATGAAACTGTCCTCTCCAGCGAACCGTTTTGGGAGCAAGAACCTGTAATTACTCTGGGACGATCCATCAAGCTGGTAGTCGAAGTTGTCAGCACCAACTGGGAAAATGACTATGCTCGAAAAGTTGAAGAATACGCACTTTTGGGAATTCCCGAATATTGGATCGTAGATTATCGAGGGTTAGGTGGCGTAGCCTTTATTGGCAAACCCAAACAACCGACTTTTACTGTTTGCCAACTGGTTAGCGAAGAATACGTCCAGCAGCAATATCGTCTCGGACAACCCATTAAATCTCCTCTACTACCCCGTCTACAACTTCGCCTAGACGACATTTTACCCCGCTAA